A single genomic interval of Salinarchaeum sp. IM2453 harbors:
- a CDS encoding desampylase, with product MITITEQVADQLFEHARQAAPNECCGVLAGKDSGHKTQITSRYSATNIAETTEREYHIDPEELIGIINRIEQTSQSVVGFYHSHPTGPSSPSETDHQQAAWVDHLYVIVSLDPERIAGWIWTGKTFDKVEIQAMA from the coding sequence GTGATCACGATTACAGAACAGGTTGCAGACCAGCTGTTTGAGCATGCCAGACAGGCAGCGCCAAATGAGTGCTGTGGTGTTCTTGCTGGCAAGGATAGTGGACACAAAACTCAGATTACATCGAGATATTCTGCAACAAACATCGCAGAAACGACTGAGCGAGAGTACCACATTGATCCGGAAGAACTGATCGGTATCATTAACAGAATTGAACAAACATCTCAGTCGGTAGTTGGCTTCTACCACTCACATCCAACAGGCCCTTCCTCCCCGAGCGAGACTGATCATCAACAGGCAGCATGGGTAGATCACTTATATGTGATCGTGAGTTTAGACCCAGAACGAATAGCTGGATGGATCTGGACAGGAAAGACATTTGATAAAGTCGAAATTCAGGCAATGGCTTAA
- a CDS encoding rhodanese-like domain-containing protein: protein MVDEITVETLEEWKYERDPFIIDIRAPEKFEAGHIQKSKNIPMNELVQQIDTREWEEPIVVVCDVGEASRQAARLLASHEAIDADTVWNLSGGYRAWKQHRE from the coding sequence ATGGTTGACGAAATAACGGTAGAAACGTTAGAAGAATGGAAATACGAACGCGACCCATTCATCATTGATATACGAGCGCCGGAAAAATTCGAAGCAGGACACATACAGAAATCGAAGAATATCCCAATGAACGAGCTGGTACAACAGATTGATACGAGAGAATGGGAGGAACCGATTGTTGTAGTCTGTGACGTTGGTGAAGCATCAAGACAGGCAGCCCGGTTGTTAGCAAGTCATGAGGCAATTGATGCTGACACAGTCTGGAACTTGTCTGGGGGGTATCGGGCGTGGAAACAGCACCGTGAGTGA
- a CDS encoding DUF5611 family protein, producing MKEYKMRRGEHLDDRVPDLKAKIEEYFGPVEGTEDYKGNDLYVVEDPDNASFERIIAGAAEYSGKKDKLAVHFEERSPAELIETGDVDAAEEALSLKNEFLEEVTGRDAESRRKSMKRSVEDDSDHDFEA from the coding sequence ATGAAAGAATACAAAATGCGACGCGGGGAACACCTTGATGACCGCGTTCCAGATCTGAAAGCCAAGATTGAAGAGTACTTCGGACCGGTTGAAGGTACTGAAGACTACAAAGGAAATGATCTATATGTTGTCGAAGATCCAGATAATGCGTCGTTTGAGCGGATCATAGCAGGAGCAGCAGAATATTCAGGCAAGAAAGACAAACTTGCTGTCCACTTTGAGGAACGATCTCCAGCTGAGCTGATTGAAACTGGTGATGTTGATGCCGCCGAAGAGGCACTTTCACTTAAAAATGAGTTTCTGGAGGAAGTGACAGGTCGTGATGCCGAATCTCGCCGAAAATCAATGAAACGATCCGTTGAAGACGATTCAGATCACGACTTCGAAGCTTAA
- a CDS encoding helix-turn-helix domain-containing protein, whose protein sequence is MSDAPRRELAEKIAGEVALSDDPGGTLRKWRTDFDVTQTELANELDVSSSVISDYESGRRESPGIALIRRVVFALLDIDQRRGGNRIRQYARVLSAGFESDVVRDLQEYSASIPIERVYDAIDAEELVSGDFDTVTGHTIINSIAAIRRLSSDDFFRLYGQSTSRALVFTNITRGESPLVALRVVNPTPNAVILHGLDREELWDHAPDLARVDGFSLALTNMDVDKLSDNLRSLCR, encoded by the coding sequence ATGAGTGATGCTCCGCGACGAGAACTCGCAGAAAAGATTGCCGGAGAAGTGGCATTGAGTGACGATCCAGGAGGAACACTCCGTAAATGGCGAACGGATTTTGACGTGACCCAGACCGAACTTGCAAACGAACTTGATGTTTCTTCATCTGTCATCAGCGATTATGAAAGCGGCCGTCGAGAAAGCCCAGGAATTGCATTGATCCGGCGGGTGGTGTTTGCTTTACTCGATATTGATCAGCGTCGAGGTGGTAATCGTATCCGACAATATGCCCGGGTTCTGTCAGCAGGATTTGAGAGTGATGTTGTCCGAGACCTTCAAGAATATTCTGCTTCAATTCCAATTGAACGTGTCTACGATGCTATTGATGCCGAAGAGCTTGTCTCTGGTGACTTTGATACTGTTACTGGACACACAATCATCAATAGCATTGCTGCTATTCGCCGCCTCTCCAGTGACGATTTCTTCCGACTGTATGGACAATCAACCAGTCGTGCGCTAGTCTTTACGAACATTACTCGGGGGGAATCTCCACTTGTTGCGCTACGTGTTGTGAATCCAACGCCAAATGCTGTCATTCTACATGGTCTTGATCGTGAGGAGCTCTGGGACCATGCTCCTGATCTAGCCCGGGTAGATGGATTTTCACTCGCACTGACAAACATGGATGTCGATAAGCTCTCTGATAACCTCCGATCACTATGTCGGTAA
- a CDS encoding replication factor C large subunit → MTNWTEKYRPRTLDEVRGNDKARDQLREWAQTWDEHQQAVILYGSPGVGKTSGAHALANEMGWAVMELNASDSRKKDVIDRIAGEASKTGTLGSGGSGRRLIILDEADNFHGSADYGGARAVTSIVKEADQPIVLIANEYYEMSRGLRNACKEIEFRDISSRSVVPVLRDICRKEGVEFEQEALEAIADRSDGDLRSAINDLEVIAEGKNRVTETDVVTDRRDTTMDIFPFVDAVLQESSAQDALQQSYDVDETPDDLIQWIEENVPKEYDRDELADAYGHLAVADRWLGRVRATQNYSFWRYATDAMVAGVAASRKGQKGGWTRYSPPSYRSKLGRNSGHRNTRDEIARRIAEIEGTSIATARRMMLPYLAAMIHHCRPREMTVEIAAAYELDASELSFITGSGEDTNKVQSIIGDAAERREEKTVEASSGAFEAAEKDSTEPENEQTEEKTAESEQEDEPTDTTEDTTDQEQDEQQSGLGDFF, encoded by the coding sequence ATGACAAATTGGACAGAAAAATATCGCCCCAGAACGTTAGATGAGGTACGAGGTAACGACAAGGCTCGAGACCAACTAAGAGAATGGGCACAGACGTGGGACGAGCACCAGCAGGCAGTAATTCTGTACGGAAGCCCGGGAGTGGGGAAAACATCAGGTGCACACGCACTAGCGAATGAGATGGGTTGGGCTGTGATGGAGCTGAATGCAAGTGATTCGCGAAAGAAGGATGTTATTGACCGAATCGCTGGTGAGGCCTCAAAGACTGGAACCCTCGGTAGTGGAGGGTCTGGCCGCCGATTAATCATTCTTGATGAGGCAGATAACTTCCATGGAAGTGCAGACTACGGTGGGGCTCGGGCGGTAACATCAATCGTTAAGGAGGCAGATCAGCCAATTGTTTTGATCGCGAATGAGTACTATGAGATGTCAAGAGGGCTGCGAAATGCCTGTAAAGAGATTGAGTTTAGAGACATATCAAGTAGATCTGTTGTTCCGGTGCTTCGAGACATCTGTAGAAAAGAGGGTGTTGAATTTGAGCAAGAAGCACTTGAAGCGATTGCTGATCGATCAGATGGAGATTTACGCTCAGCAATTAACGATCTAGAAGTTATCGCCGAAGGAAAAAATCGTGTCACAGAGACAGATGTTGTTACCGACCGACGTGACACAACAATGGACATCTTTCCATTCGTCGATGCAGTACTCCAAGAGTCATCAGCACAAGACGCATTACAGCAGTCGTACGATGTAGATGAAACCCCGGATGATCTCATACAATGGATTGAAGAAAACGTGCCAAAGGAATATGATCGAGACGAGCTCGCAGATGCATATGGACATCTCGCGGTGGCTGATCGGTGGCTGGGCCGGGTACGGGCAACGCAGAATTATTCGTTCTGGCGATATGCAACCGATGCGATGGTGGCTGGTGTCGCGGCAAGCAGAAAGGGACAAAAAGGTGGATGGACACGATACAGTCCTCCGAGCTATCGGTCTAAGTTAGGCCGGAATAGCGGACACAGAAACACCAGAGACGAAATTGCACGTCGCATCGCAGAAATAGAAGGTACGTCAATTGCGACAGCCCGCCGAATGATGCTTCCGTATCTGGCTGCGATGATCCATCACTGTCGTCCCCGAGAGATGACAGTCGAGATTGCTGCAGCGTATGAACTTGACGCAAGCGAACTGTCTTTTATAACGGGAAGTGGAGAAGATACCAACAAGGTTCAGTCAATTATCGGAGATGCGGCAGAGCGACGAGAAGAGAAAACAGTCGAAGCATCATCCGGTGCTTTCGAGGCAGCAGAGAAGGACTCTACTGAACCAGAAAATGAACAAACAGAAGAGAAGACAGCTGAGAGTGAGCAAGAAGACGAGCCAACAGATACAACTGAGGACACAACAGACCAAGAACAAGACGAACAACAGTCAGGTCTGGGAGATTTCTTCTGA
- a CDS encoding NADP-dependent malic enzyme: protein MSLDDDALEYHKREPPGKLAIETTKPTNTQRDLSLAYSPGVAAPCRAIDEDETEAYTYTGKGNLVGVVSNGSAVLGLGDIGAQASKPVMEGKGVLFKRFADINVFDIELDHESVDAMVESIAAMEPTFGGINLEDISAPECFEIENQLRDRMDIPVFHDDQHGTAIISGAALINAAEIAGKEVSELDIVFSGAGASAIATARFYVSLGADPDRITMCDSSGIITEERSEAGDVNKYKREFAQDVSEGGLADAMEGADVFVGLSIGGLVDQDMVRSMADNPIVFAMANPDPEIGYNEAKAARDDTVIMATGRSDYPNQVNNVLGFPFLFRGALDVGATEINEPMKVAAAEALAELAREDVPDEVRKAYEDEELQFGPDYIIPKPVDSRVLFTVAPAVAEAAIESGCARIEEVDKDEYVEELEARLGKSREMVRVVHNKAKSDPKRVVLAEGTKEKMIRAAAQLEEDGIAEPVLIGNRDEVYRKMEELGLEFDPEIVCPTTDNLEPYAERVYELRNRKGVTRSEADELVQDSNYLGSTLVEMGDADAMVTGLSHSYPDALSPSLEVIGTKEGASRVAGVYMLTFGNRVIFCADVTVNPEPDADVLEEITKQTADLARRFNVDPRAAILSYSNFGTIDNGGTGRLREAANRLRTDPDVDFPVDGEMQADTAVVEDLLQGDYAFSELDKPANVLIFPSLEAGNISYKLLQRLGGAEAVGPMLVGMDKPVHVLQRGDEVADIVTLAAVAAVNAQEDE, encoded by the coding sequence ATGAGCTTAGACGATGATGCTCTGGAGTATCATAAGAGGGAACCTCCGGGTAAACTCGCAATAGAGACGACAAAGCCCACGAATACACAGCGAGACCTGAGTCTCGCATATTCGCCTGGAGTTGCTGCGCCGTGCCGCGCTATCGACGAGGATGAAACGGAAGCATACACATACACCGGAAAAGGCAATCTCGTTGGAGTTGTCTCGAATGGATCTGCAGTTTTAGGCCTTGGAGACATTGGTGCACAAGCATCCAAGCCAGTAATGGAAGGCAAGGGTGTGTTATTCAAGCGATTTGCAGATATCAACGTGTTTGATATTGAGCTCGATCATGAGAGTGTGGACGCAATGGTTGAGTCAATTGCAGCAATGGAACCAACATTTGGGGGGATCAATCTTGAAGACATTTCGGCCCCAGAGTGTTTCGAGATTGAGAATCAACTCCGTGATCGTATGGATATCCCGGTTTTCCATGACGATCAGCACGGAACAGCAATCATTTCGGGAGCCGCGCTAATCAACGCTGCAGAAATTGCTGGCAAAGAGGTTAGTGAGCTCGATATTGTCTTTTCAGGAGCTGGCGCAAGCGCAATCGCAACAGCCCGGTTCTATGTCTCACTTGGTGCTGATCCGGACCGAATTACAATGTGTGATTCAAGCGGAATAATCACAGAGGAGCGATCAGAGGCCGGTGATGTAAACAAGTACAAGCGAGAGTTCGCTCAAGACGTTTCAGAAGGCGGTCTTGCGGATGCAATGGAGGGTGCTGATGTCTTTGTTGGATTGTCGATTGGAGGGCTTGTAGATCAAGATATGGTCCGCTCTATGGCTGATAATCCAATCGTGTTTGCGATGGCTAATCCAGACCCAGAGATTGGATATAATGAAGCCAAGGCAGCCCGTGATGATACGGTTATTATGGCTACGGGGCGTTCAGACTATCCAAATCAAGTAAACAACGTTCTTGGATTCCCGTTCCTGTTCCGTGGCGCGCTCGATGTGGGAGCAACAGAGATCAACGAGCCGATGAAAGTTGCCGCAGCAGAAGCACTGGCGGAACTGGCTCGAGAGGATGTTCCAGATGAAGTGCGAAAAGCATACGAAGACGAGGAACTCCAGTTTGGCCCAGACTACATTATCCCAAAGCCGGTTGATTCACGAGTTCTATTTACCGTAGCACCGGCTGTTGCAGAAGCAGCAATCGAAAGCGGCTGTGCACGAATTGAGGAGGTCGACAAAGACGAGTACGTTGAAGAGTTGGAAGCCCGGCTTGGAAAGTCGAGAGAGATGGTTCGTGTCGTCCATAATAAGGCAAAAAGTGATCCAAAGCGGGTTGTCCTTGCTGAAGGGACAAAAGAAAAGATGATTCGAGCGGCAGCACAGCTTGAAGAAGATGGAATCGCTGAGCCAGTACTTATTGGGAACAGAGATGAGGTCTACCGAAAAATGGAAGAACTAGGACTCGAGTTTGACCCAGAGATTGTCTGTCCAACAACAGACAACTTGGAACCATACGCCGAACGAGTCTATGAGCTTCGAAACCGCAAAGGTGTTACTCGGTCAGAGGCAGATGAGCTGGTGCAAGACAGCAACTACCTGGGCAGCACGTTGGTCGAGATGGGAGACGCTGACGCAATGGTGACAGGTCTAAGTCACAGCTATCCGGATGCACTTTCGCCTTCGCTCGAAGTGATCGGAACAAAAGAAGGGGCATCACGGGTTGCTGGAGTGTACATGCTGACGTTTGGAAACCGAGTGATATTCTGTGCTGATGTGACTGTCAATCCAGAGCCGGATGCTGACGTGCTTGAGGAGATCACTAAGCAAACGGCTGATCTGGCACGCCGGTTTAACGTTGATCCACGAGCAGCTATTCTCTCATACTCGAACTTTGGAACGATCGACAACGGAGGGACTGGACGGCTCAGAGAAGCCGCTAATCGTCTTCGGACAGATCCAGATGTTGACTTCCCAGTCGATGGTGAAATGCAAGCCGACACCGCTGTTGTTGAAGATCTGTTACAGGGAGATTATGCATTCTCTGAGCTTGATAAGCCAGCAAATGTCCTCATCTTCCCAAGCTTAGAAGCAGGTAACATTAGCTACAAACTCCTGCAGCGACTCGGTGGAGCAGAAGCAGTCGGCCCAATGCTGGTTGGCATGGACAAACCAGTTCATGTACTACAGCGGGGAGATGAAGTTGCAGATATCGTTACACTGGCTGCAGTCGCTGCGGTGAATGCACAAGAGGACGAATAA
- a CDS encoding site-2 protease family protein, translating into MNTLIWVLVGILLYWALVAVLDRRGLFPSFVNVSGPLLTIHTVRGRKTLDRLSKYKRLWRAWANIGVGIALMVMLAAFFFLVQSAIGVIQNPPETDIGQPQNVLVIPGVNEFLPLSVAPEIIIGLIVGMVIHEGGHGLLCRVENIKIESMGVAMLAILPVGAFVQPEVESQQNADRGGRTRMFAAGVTNNFAIAVVILLLLFGPIVGSISLAGGAAIGGAYPDSAADEADIGSGDRVTAVEDVAIESNSHLQNVIDNQTERELEVEINDEETVDVERSVLIMQAAADGPTGFADGDVITHVNGEEIFRSAAIYEAAEEVYAENVEYEIELETEDDQATVPAGSYSLLLGGEPFVEDTHLSESDDVTILEIDDERIIDTDDLQDTLDRYAPGDEIELTYHDHASGDVEEDTVELAGSGDNAFLGIQPFPGITGIVTDDFGVEYYPAATYLMLLGGDVDTDAHDDISDQVISISDSFIGKALFSLFLPIAGFVDVLPFNFPGFSGDISNFYVVDGSLSFLGGWLFIIANILFWTSWININLGFFNCIPAFPLDGGHILRSSTEAVVSRLPVEGSYELTKAVTVTVGLTMLLSFLVVLFGPQLLS; encoded by the coding sequence ATGAACACCCTCATCTGGGTGCTGGTTGGCATCTTGTTGTACTGGGCATTAGTTGCAGTATTAGACCGACGTGGCCTTTTCCCATCTTTTGTCAATGTCAGCGGACCGCTTTTGACGATTCACACCGTCCGGGGACGAAAGACACTTGACCGACTTTCCAAGTATAAGCGTCTCTGGCGTGCGTGGGCGAACATCGGTGTCGGTATCGCGTTGATGGTCATGCTCGCTGCATTTTTCTTCTTAGTGCAGTCAGCAATTGGTGTCATTCAGAACCCACCTGAGACGGATATCGGACAGCCACAGAACGTACTTGTTATCCCCGGTGTCAATGAGTTTCTTCCACTTTCTGTTGCTCCTGAGATTATAATTGGACTGATTGTTGGAATGGTGATTCATGAAGGTGGGCATGGATTACTCTGCCGGGTCGAAAATATTAAAATTGAGTCGATGGGCGTTGCAATGCTTGCTATCCTTCCGGTTGGTGCGTTTGTCCAACCAGAAGTTGAAAGCCAGCAGAACGCAGACCGCGGTGGACGAACCCGCATGTTCGCTGCCGGCGTAACGAATAACTTTGCAATTGCGGTTGTTATTTTACTGCTGTTGTTTGGTCCAATTGTTGGTTCAATCTCTCTTGCAGGTGGTGCTGCTATCGGTGGAGCCTACCCCGATTCAGCGGCTGATGAAGCTGACATCGGAAGTGGGGATCGAGTCACTGCCGTTGAAGATGTGGCCATTGAGTCAAACTCTCATCTCCAGAATGTTATTGACAATCAGACAGAACGTGAACTAGAAGTTGAGATTAATGACGAGGAAACCGTTGACGTTGAACGTTCGGTTCTGATTATGCAGGCGGCCGCGGATGGGCCGACAGGGTTTGCAGATGGTGATGTGATAACTCACGTCAATGGCGAGGAAATATTCCGGTCTGCAGCGATCTATGAAGCTGCCGAAGAAGTATACGCGGAGAATGTTGAGTATGAAATTGAACTTGAGACAGAAGATGACCAGGCTACTGTTCCGGCTGGATCATACTCACTTTTGCTTGGCGGTGAGCCGTTCGTGGAGGATACACATCTGTCCGAGTCGGATGATGTGACGATTCTCGAAATCGATGATGAGCGAATTATCGATACCGATGACCTACAAGACACTCTAGATAGGTATGCACCTGGCGATGAAATTGAACTCACATATCACGATCATGCCTCTGGTGACGTAGAAGAAGACACAGTTGAGCTAGCTGGAAGCGGCGATAATGCGTTCCTTGGCATTCAGCCCTTCCCTGGTATTACTGGAATAGTCACCGATGATTTTGGTGTAGAATACTATCCGGCTGCAACCTATCTAATGTTGCTTGGTGGTGACGTTGATACTGATGCCCACGACGATATCTCGGATCAGGTAATAAGCATCAGTGATTCTTTCATTGGCAAAGCATTATTCTCGCTTTTCCTGCCAATTGCTGGCTTTGTTGACGTTCTCCCATTTAATTTCCCTGGCTTTTCTGGAGATATTTCGAATTTCTACGTCGTTGATGGATCACTTTCCTTCCTTGGTGGGTGGCTATTTATCATTGCCAATATTCTGTTCTGGACTAGCTGGATCAATATTAACCTTGGATTTTTCAATTGTATCCCAGCATTCCCACTTGATGGTGGTCACATCTTACGATCGAGTACTGAAGCAGTCGTGTCTCGATTACCGGTGGAAGGATCCTATGAGCTCACAAAAGCGGTCACAGTCACTGTTGGACTAACCATGTTACTGAGCTTCCTAGTGGTCTTGTTTGGGCCACAGTTGCTTTCGTGA
- a CDS encoding DUF2150 family protein, whose product MEEQQEFYTEERWQNWLNRLEEEDIDPEDEDSARLLLNLQDDAALAVVKIVTAYENEDIDADTALDEVAKIREIVLSEPEIDDEDTALLIDGVQTSLMCVFHAAEEYVASGPATEASIEEYIQTAAEAEAEEDLDAALGLVVQAGTRVFDGEELDISIAEEIEYGLVTEWVNGLDSLQSAMSDPEVIEEE is encoded by the coding sequence ATGGAAGAACAGCAGGAGTTCTACACCGAAGAACGTTGGCAGAATTGGCTTAATCGCCTTGAGGAAGAGGATATTGACCCAGAAGATGAAGATTCCGCGCGGCTGCTGTTGAATCTGCAGGATGACGCAGCACTTGCCGTCGTCAAGATTGTCACAGCATACGAAAACGAGGACATTGATGCTGATACTGCACTAGATGAGGTTGCGAAGATCCGAGAGATTGTCCTTAGCGAGCCTGAAATTGACGATGAGGACACTGCTCTGCTTATTGACGGGGTACAGACCAGTCTTATGTGCGTGTTCCACGCAGCAGAGGAGTATGTTGCGTCTGGACCTGCCACTGAGGCATCGATTGAGGAATATATCCAGACTGCAGCCGAAGCCGAAGCTGAAGAAGATCTTGACGCTGCATTAGGTCTCGTCGTTCAGGCTGGAACGCGTGTCTTTGATGGCGAAGAACTGGACATCAGCATTGCAGAAGAGATTGAGTATGGTCTGGTCACCGAGTGGGTTAATGGATTAGATAGTCTCCAGAGCGCGATGAGTGACCCTGAAGTAATCGAGGAAGAATAG
- a CDS encoding preprotein translocase subunit SecD, with protein sequence MMGIYGRLKTNWRIVLLVVLLGASFYFLFVPGAPITELPGSDDEPQDDIALNLSDGNESEAQDLEVDTGWTNLQFGIELGGGARIAAPVHGFVAEDVQNLDDDATADEIRSELVASMNISEADVNIYTDEESPQELAGVVEVTAKGNQSDFENGLENAGVDIDDVSISTGVTDYTRDQIVDVLSERLDATGLGGSSVTTSHSPGGETRVVVEAPGQSISDLEEQINYRGQVETQIQYPNGTTETVLTIDDFASIGLPDSQDGQPYVPVTLTDSAAEKYQQTLIDSGFIDAVLESDEDEMVEYRLQTVIDGETIWEGGMTRSLAQSIDDGDFAENPSFQIQTTTDGEASTLHINLIAGELPSDLNLDDSNDYELSPTLAQDFKIGSLIVGLFAIFAVVMMVFLRYGEPQVAVPMSVTAMSEVIILLGFAAAIGMPIDLAHVAGFIVVVGTGVDDLIIIADEVMSEGEVNSHKVFDSRFKKAFWIIGAAASTTLIAMGPLAILDLGDLRGFAIITIIGVLIGVLVTRPAYGNILRILKTRGK encoded by the coding sequence ATGATGGGAATTTATGGAAGGTTGAAAACAAACTGGCGCATTGTTCTGTTAGTTGTGCTGCTGGGTGCTTCATTCTACTTCCTGTTTGTTCCTGGTGCTCCAATCACTGAACTTCCAGGCTCTGATGATGAACCACAAGACGACATTGCGCTAAATCTTTCAGATGGTAACGAAAGCGAGGCTCAAGACCTTGAGGTTGATACTGGATGGACCAACCTACAATTTGGTATTGAACTTGGCGGAGGTGCACGAATTGCTGCTCCAGTTCATGGATTTGTTGCCGAGGATGTCCAAAATCTTGATGATGATGCTACTGCCGATGAGATCCGATCTGAGCTTGTTGCTTCGATGAATATCTCCGAAGCTGATGTCAACATCTATACCGACGAGGAGTCTCCACAAGAATTGGCTGGCGTCGTTGAAGTTACTGCTAAAGGCAACCAGTCAGACTTCGAAAATGGGCTTGAAAACGCAGGTGTTGACATAGACGATGTCTCAATCTCAACCGGCGTGACTGATTACACGCGTGACCAGATTGTTGATGTCCTCAGCGAACGATTAGATGCGACTGGACTAGGTGGAAGCAGTGTCACCACAAGTCATAGCCCCGGTGGTGAAACCCGTGTCGTTGTTGAGGCACCTGGACAGTCTATCAGTGATCTAGAAGAACAGATCAATTATCGAGGACAGGTTGAAACACAGATACAATATCCAAACGGAACCACTGAAACTGTGCTGACCATCGATGACTTTGCTTCGATTGGTCTTCCAGATAGCCAAGACGGACAGCCATATGTTCCTGTTACACTAACCGACTCTGCCGCTGAAAAATATCAACAGACGTTGATTGATTCTGGCTTTATTGACGCTGTACTTGAGTCTGATGAGGATGAAATGGTTGAATATCGACTTCAGACGGTGATCGATGGTGAAACTATCTGGGAAGGTGGCATGACGAGGTCTCTTGCACAGAGTATTGATGACGGCGATTTCGCTGAAAATCCAAGCTTCCAGATCCAGACAACAACCGATGGAGAAGCCTCAACGCTGCACATCAATTTGATTGCTGGGGAGCTCCCGTCAGATTTGAATTTGGATGATTCAAATGACTATGAACTCAGCCCAACACTAGCCCAAGACTTCAAGATTGGCTCACTCATCGTGGGTCTATTTGCAATCTTTGCAGTCGTGATGATGGTCTTCCTTCGGTATGGTGAGCCGCAAGTCGCTGTCCCAATGTCTGTAACCGCGATGTCTGAGGTTATCATCTTGCTCGGCTTTGCTGCTGCCATTGGAATGCCAATTGACTTGGCTCACGTTGCCGGATTCATTGTTGTCGTTGGTACGGGGGTGGATGATCTGATTATCATTGCTGACGAGGTGATGTCAGAAGGCGAGGTGAACTCGCACAAGGTCTTTGATAGCCGCTTTAAGAAGGCCTTCTGGATCATTGGTGCAGCAGCTTCCACGACACTCATTGCGATGGGTCCACTGGCAATTCTTGACCTCGGTGACCTTCGTGGCTTTGCAATCATCACCATCATCGGTGTACTTATCGGAGTCTTAGTTACTCGCCCAGCATACGGGAACATTCTCCGAATCCTGAAAACGCGCGGAAAATAA
- the secF gene encoding protein translocase subunit SecF: MVEFDVPEPDYDRYTNRQLLAVPLITLTIALLIIGGFWVVTGSPAHLGIDFAGGTELTVDTADDEDEIREAFDTEIDSIQDVQQPSDRYIITFSEGDDLSSVANESLTPVDDDSEVVVGEQTISPLFAAEMQMQALLALAIAFVGMSILAFVFFRTFVPSVAIVASAFSDMVIPLAMMNLLGIELTLGTVAALLMLIGYSVDSDILLNNHILRRRGDFYESTYSAMQTGVTMTVTSMVAMATMAIVATFFGIGLLQSVGLILFIGLAADLMNTYLMNLSMLRWYKFEGVKR; this comes from the coding sequence ATGGTAGAGTTCGATGTACCGGAACCAGACTACGACCGGTACACGAACCGTCAGCTCCTCGCTGTCCCGCTCATTACTCTTACTATCGCCCTGCTAATCATTGGCGGGTTCTGGGTAGTGACGGGGTCCCCAGCTCATCTCGGTATTGATTTTGCTGGTGGAACAGAGTTGACGGTTGATACTGCAGATGACGAAGATGAGATACGCGAGGCATTTGATACTGAAATTGATTCTATCCAAGATGTCCAACAGCCAAGCGATCGCTATATTATCACATTTTCTGAAGGTGATGATCTCTCTTCAGTTGCGAATGAAAGTCTAACACCTGTTGATGATGACTCTGAGGTTGTTGTCGGGGAACAGACTATCAGTCCGCTCTTTGCTGCTGAGATGCAGATGCAAGCACTACTTGCACTTGCTATTGCGTTTGTAGGAATGAGCATTCTTGCGTTTGTATTTTTCCGCACATTTGTGCCTAGTGTTGCGATTGTGGCATCCGCATTCTCTGATATGGTTATCCCCCTTGCGATGATGAATTTGCTTGGTATTGAGTTAACACTCGGTACCGTCGCTGCACTGTTGATGTTAATTGGATATAGCGTTGACTCAGATATCCTATTAAACAATCATATCTTACGCCGGCGCGGTGACTTCTATGAGTCGACTTACAGTGCCATGCAAACTGGTGTAACAATGACAGTCACATCGATGGTTGCGATGGCGACAATGGCGATTGTTGCGACATTCTTTGGAATTGGATTGCTACAGTCGGTTGGTTTGATCCTCTTTATTGGATTAGCGGCTGACTTGATGAATACGTATCTGATGAATCTCAGCATGCTCCGCTGGTACAAATTTGAGGGGGTAAAACGATGA